In Rhipicephalus sanguineus isolate Rsan-2018 chromosome 1, BIME_Rsan_1.4, whole genome shotgun sequence, the DNA window AAGTCATTGACAAGGCTTCTTAACTTGCACATAAAATAATATAATCTCgacaaattgctaattttctcATAGCCTGCACTATGCATGgatatttttgtcttttttgatGCCTGATATTTTTGTACACTGTTTTGGTATGTATGGATTATCTTTTGTGGCTGTTTTGAAGTGATGAAAAGTTCTTGAATAAGGAGTGTTGCTAGAGTGAACAAGCTGCAATTATGATGTGtgcagcaacttttttttttcagttttacaGAGATTTTTGTGACAGTAGACAGCACAAGTGGTAAACCAAAGTTACTTTAGGAGCTGCCTTCACAAAGAAATGCTCTGcatttgtgttttctttctttttttgcctcagTAAGTACAATTAGTCTTTTGCACGTTCAAGCACAAGTGCAATTGGAAAATGTAGTTTCTCTTCCAATGACATGGATATGAATACATTAAAGCAAAAAAGTTTGGGGTTGAAATTTACAATTTACCTTTGCACGAGTTCTGATGTGAACATACTATATATCGAAATTGTAATTTAGAGTTACATCTGTATATGCAACTACTCCTTAACTTATATCTAAGAAGCTACACGTATAACATACATACGTTCAGGAAATTCCAACCAGCATGCAATAATGCAGTAGTGGCGTGAAGTAAAATGGACAGACACCTGTGCATGGCTTCTTCAACCCGTGGTCCAGAAATCGTGCTGCTGACGACGTCGTCCAGCTGCATCATAATGTCAGCGTGAATTGTGTTCTGTATTTCGGTTGACTTTTCGGGGCTCAGCATGATCTCACGCTGATCATACGGCGACACAAACCTCACGCCTTCTTCCGTAACTTCGCTCAGTTTGACAAGAGAGACCATTTGAAAGCCACCGCTATCCTGAAACGTAATAATTGGCCGATGAGTGGTAGGTCAAAGCCGCAAAGCAATGCATGTTCGGGTGCTCAACCACAAATGAGTATAAACAAGTATTAAGCAAAACGTGTAACTTACAGTCAGCAAACCATTCTTCCAATTCATGAACTTGTGAAGGCCGCCTGCTTTTTGCAGTATTTCTGTCCCCTGCagaatgtgcacacaactacatcGTGAAAATATGCTTAAGCCACCTGCaattaacgtgtacctaaacctAAGGATAAAGCGCCGGTATTTTACCGCTGGCAGATAttgtgccggcggcaagttgctaaagttacgtccagcgtgttCGCAATACGCCTTCGTCTCCAACTATTCTACCATTGTCAGTGGTGGGCCCGTGTCACTGGGAGGTCAGTAACATACGGTGCCGTCTCTCTCGTGTCACTACTGCCAGAGCCAGGAATGTCATCGCTGACACCAACGCGATACTCTTTTAAAAGCAAATGACGGCTCCTTCGGAGCATTAATGTTAAATACTTAAATTATGCAAAAAAAACGAAAGATAATAAACGCGTGATTCGAACCATGTTCACGCGCCACGAAACCCGAACGACGGGAGTGTCTAATAGGCTGCAGTGCCGGCACGCAGCCTCGTAGACTGCCGGTTGCCGGCAATATATCCCCTCCCTATAGTTGACGCTTCGCGTACCACGTCACAAATAATAAATCCCAGGTTCATTAGTTAATTCAGCGTAACCAAATGCACGAGTCTCGCACGCGGAACGCTCGTGAATTCGCTGCAGGACGATTACTCACAGGACGCATGCCGAGATGGTAAGTGTTGGCAAGAATCATGTTGCATTTTTGCTCCTCGATTTGTTCGGGCACAAGACCCTTCAGGGTCCCCTGTGTGCCCACCGGCATGAACACTGGCGTTTCGATAACTGCATGAGGAAGAGTACAAAACTGAAGTCCTAGCCTTCGTGACTGGGCACTCGGCAACGATTTCGAACTTTAGTGCGTGCTTCAAGGGCGCCGCCATACTGTAAATAAAAACCAATCGTCATGACTTGGCTTGCTTGTGTTACGACTGGTCGAAAGTCTGATCGAAAGCTGTAACGGCGGTCATGTTGATGTGAATTCATCTTTATGCGTTATTTTATAAAACAATTTGCACAAAGAAAGTCTATTATTGTGGTCTAGGTTTGAAcaaagaaaagttttttttttactttttttttcaagcggacATTGGGACGTTGGGGACGTCGTATGCAGTGGCATTTATGTTTATAACACTGCCTCTGCGGGAAAATCGCCAACACAACATGGCCGGTGGTCGACCTGGGGACGGTCCGGTACCTGGCGATTTTGACAACGAAATTCGATCATGGGTGCCGCTGTCCCTGACCCACGTCGAATACCCTGCAGGTAATTAATATGTGGACTCTATTTGAGCGCCCGGTTTTCAGTCTGCTGCGAGAAACCGGGTCGAACGTTGCATGATCGACAGCTCCTGTGGCTATTAATCGACAAGTGATCAGACAGGTCGCATCCGTGACGTTTCTAAGGGAGGGTTTACTGCGTCGTTGATTATTTACTGGATAGTATGTTCGTCGCTTTTATAACCATTCAATTGATTCCTGGGGGGAACTATCTGTGCGTAAATATTTGTTCGCTATGTCAACGTCTGAACAGTGGTCTGAACTGCTTATCCACGTTGGCGTATTTCGTGTCTCGTCTGGGCACACGAATATGAAAAGAGCTGAGCTTTGTAGCTGGCATTTTGACTTGCTTTGTGTAGGGCGCCTCAGAAAGCCGTTGTGtagtagatgaaaaaaaaaaaaccgtgtgtgtgtgtgtgtgtgtggcgcgtGCGATAGTGTAAACATAAGCGACGATTATGTTTACATTATCATACTGTGTACCTGTTGGTCGAAGTGAAGCCGTGTCcactgccgcttttttttttttttctcacctaaGCGGCGGGCTCTTGCCACCGAGGTGACGGACGACAGCAGTGTGGAGGGGCTTTAGGTAGATCTTACTATAAGAAACCTGCGTATTTGTTTCTCGGGTTTTTCGGCTAACCCCTTAATTCTTCAGCCAACCTCAACGCTATAAGCTTTCGGTTCTTCGGGAACCGGTGAGTTAACTGTATAAATAATTATCTTTCGAGAAGTTATTGACGAAGTTGTATGACTACAGGGCTTTATTGAAGGTGATGTAGGCGACATAAAAATTGCGATGTTTTAATTTTTCAGGTGACTGGCTGGGGAAGACTTTAGCTTATATTTCCCTATCACCATTGGTGATCTTGGTGTCATTTGGAACGCTAGTCATTTTCAGAAGAGATTTGCACACGGTGAGTTGGATACACTTGTAGAGTTGACAAATGTGTTTCCTGTTTTGATGGATGGTGGCAAACCTGCGATAAAACGTGAAATTGAGGCAGTGTACTAAATGCTGCGCCTAGTGCATTTGATTAGTATGTATAAATTAAGGCAGTGACCATTCTGCCGGGAGAATTCCTTAAGAGAATTTCTCCCGCCAGTTGCCTCCTGTTGGTTCTTTGAAGTGACATGGCAAACTGCCGGGAGAACCAAGGACCAGTGTGCTGAAGGTGTAGTGAAGTGGCTACCATCATGTGGtgtatgccccagtgatgtcaAACCATAGCTGACCTAGTTCTTGCTTCTTGACTGTGAGCTCACCTACCTACACCTGCAAGATTGAAAGCAGTGAATACAGTCAGTAAACGAGTATTAGTTTTCTGAATTGCCGGAAACTTTTTGCCAGGGCCACTTGTGCTGGCTGTCAGTTGCACCCAATGATAAGCAGATCCGGGCGAAATTGTGCTGGTGTCTGTTGGTTACCGTGATTCATTCGGGTATCTAGTTGGATGTAGGTATGAGGTGAAAGCCATTGCTTAATAGGTGCTGCTGTACTTGTTGATTCAAAGTTTTTGGGTCAAGTTTTAGGTGGCCACAGGGCACACTTACCAGCGAAAGTTTTATGTTTTTAAGgtcagtctttctctctctctcctttttttttccccctgaaCGAGCCAGTTCTAGGAACCATAACTTGCATAAATTTAATGGTGACGTGAAGCATAGTCTACGTCTCTTTGATGTAAAAAACGCTTCTCATCAAAATTGGTCAATTGCCAATTGAAACATCCACTAAAAAAGTTAGTTTCAAATAAAACAAATAGTCAAATCGTGGACTTCTTTGAATTGCAGTAAGCCAGATCCACTTTTCACCCACGTAGTTTTACCTTGCAACGTGTTCCTTGTGTCATACTGAGATtaatgcaaaaagaattttggaAATAGACGCATGCAAACAGAAGTTATTGGACTTCCAAATTCACAAAGTGGACAGAAATTGGCCGTACCTTTTCGTATTTCACTCACCAAGTGATGTGTCAGTCTGGTTGTCTGGTTCCAATCAGAATGCTGCTTACACTTTGCTGTACCGGAATGTTGCAGAACACGGTGGCCTTCCTGCCTTAAGCGGGCGCCGCACTTTCCGACGGATTCAGTGTCAAACAGTTTAGCAGACGACTCTATGTTCATATATGAGAGGTCAAAACGTGTCAGACACGATGAGCTGCTCCGGCTGGACGGACTTCAAACGCGAGTTCCCACGAAGGAAGCGACACGCTATGCATAGTTACGTTTGAAGGCGCCTCTATAAAAAGTTCCAGGGACGACAGCATTGAGGGCCATGCAGGAATGCGTAATGGAACGCGGTGGAATGAGGAACGTGTGCACACTCAAGTTGAGCGAAAAGAATTACGCTGGCACGTGAAAACTATGACACCAGCAGTTGACAATGCAGGGAAATTGTGTTTTACCATAGAGGAATGAATGGTTTTATCCTGATGCAGAAATGGAAAGTACGGTGCATTGATGAAGGCTACACATTGCGAAGCTCTTCGACAGCGGTACTGGTGTCACAGTTGCACAAAAAATGAAATTGATACACAAATTGGTGCTTTTCCCAGCTCTAAAAGTATTAAACACATCACAATTTGTAAATTCCTCACATGAGTACATCTCAGGCGTGCACAGTATATTCCTTATTTTCAACCAATCAAAATGAACAGCGTAAGCTGAGCGATACCTCACTTCCGGCAGCAGAAACAGTTGATGTACGATGCTGCAGTTGGCGCAAAAACGCACTTCAGaaacaaattaaaatatcaaatgCTTTGCTCTCGCCGATTTCACTGGTGAcacagcagtcatcaagacccatagCAAGCAAACAGCCGATAAAAACGACATGCGTAATTTGGGGTGCAGAGCTTAAGACAGCGCAGAGAAGGCATAAGAGGCACTTAACATATCAAGAAATAAAATGCGCACACAATGTATAATTGCAAAAATCAGAGATTAACTGCTATGAAGCATTTTCTGTACTTAAACATGGCTAATGAGTTATCTAAAAAAGCTGCAACTGAGATATTGACAATTGTCTCTTGCCACAGTGTTCCAATCCTTTTATAACAGCAGAAGTTGTACCTCTGGACACTGTTAGGTAATGGCTCTTAAgagggtggtgccatcaaatttctaGGCTCTagcaagcctgttgtgggtttcctctgtatggaaggacactccacacgaagggtcggacacaacgaacgtttagaatatattttaattctcttccaaagtgtacctaaatgcccattctcctgatggagacccatcgctagcacgccaacactgacgtagctctgtgggaagggcaacgaaagttgtagtgacgtcaccccagatctgctgtagtgacgtgagtgacctccgccacctctgcaacgtacgtaccggctgtagtgaactagaatatattttagttcactatagtaccggcaaagcatcggttgctacatcactcgccgagtttcgatcgcttcctggctaagtgcgtcacagccttgtgtggtcacgtgaccaagcctcctacacttctacgtcactgcccaacctcggaacccagaaaccgaaagttgtccacatcaaaaggcgatattaaattatttagcgagaatacatgaatcttgatgcgtgcatcatgcttcctggagctataggataCGCtcacagcaaagaacgcgcaagccacaataTTTgttggcaccacccctttaacgctGTGCACTAATATTGTGATTATGGCTAACTCATGGCCACTTTCTTTCAGATCACATTCCTGTGCGGCACTCTACTCAGCGAGGCCATAAACTTTGTACTTAAGCATGTAATTAAGGAAGCCAGACCATACAAAGGTAATTTTCTTCTAGAAAGTGCTTTATCGTAAGGGCATATAAATAAGCTTGCTCTATAGTGTCACTGATGTTTTGCTTCTTGTACGTGCAGCTCGTGATAACTTCACAGAGTTCGGCATGCCATCCAGTCATTCTCAGCTCATGTGGTTTGTGGCAACATATCTGGCTTTCTTTGTTATTGTTCGGTGAGTCTGCCTTTTGTGGTGACAGTTGATCGCCTCTATTTTTTTCCCACTGTATGTTGCTCTGAAAGTATGTCGTCCTTGCAGGTTGCACCATGGCAATAGCAGTTGCCCTTGGGAGAACCTTTGGAAGTGTACTGTGATAATCTGCTGGTTCCTGCTGGCAGGAACTGTTTCATACAGCAGGTGCGGCTAATAGTTTTTCTAGGCGATGCATCTCTCTATAAAGAAATGCAAGCACAGTGCTACAGCCTTGTGTACTTTTGTGGTAGTTATACAGAAcattttaatgcacatagcagttaCAAATTTTGTAAACTTGTTTAAGGTAAAACTGAAGGTGTACTATTTGCAGAAAACATCTCTATGTGCTTTTCTTTTTACTAGTGAACTGGCCTAATGTATCTCATTTTACTAAATCTTTTCTAGTAACCAGAGCAGTAAGTATGGGAATATTTATGGATTCTAAACATTCATGTAAGCACTGATGCCAGGTACCTCAGGTCTGCTTAATGCTGACATTGAGCAAAAGTTTTATGATTAATCACGTCTGAATTTCAGTGACTCATGGCAGCAGAACATGTACTCGGTTAGCACAAAACTTTTGATGGAACACTAGAAGGGACGGCCATGGCGTGGTCGTACCTTCGTCTTGTTTTCCATCATCAATTTTGCACTGTTCTCCCTCCTTCTGCAAATCTCAGAGGGTCTCGTGAAACATTCACATCATCAAAACATAGGCTGAATCTTGAAAAAGTGAATCTACTTGTGGCTGAAATAATTTGCAAGTGTTCATAGACTGTGTATACTGCTCCAAGAGCGAGGCATCTCGAACCAGCCTGACCTCCCatatctggcgtggctctgaaaCTTGCAATTATGCAACCTTCAAAACTGGCATGTGGCAAGAAAGGCAACCAGCCAGCTTGCACAGTCTTTGCACTCGCCACAGATAACCTCCAAGATAAGGTGCACATGCCACCTATCCACTCGGCCATGCAGCACAGCTGCCACAGCTATGTAGTAGGGTTGTGGCTGTGTGCTTGCAATAAAATGTTTTACATTGGACTTCAAAATCTCACTTTGTGCATTGTGATACTATGGCAATGGGGAAGAGAAAGGTACTTCCGTTTAAGGAGGTGCGTTCTGAAAATGGTGAATTTAATTTCAGCCTGAAAAAGAAGATTATTGCCAAAAAAAGGCTTTATCGGATtgtaaattttttttcaattgtgCATTATCTTTCCGTGGTTCCTTAAACATATAAACAGGGCTCTGCTGCATTTGGTTACTCATGGATATGGTCTACTGTGCGATACTGGCCAGATGTGTATTTATTAAAGCATCTATACTCTGTGGAAATCCTTTTGGGTAACAAGGTTGTGGGAGTTATGAAGACTGCAGCAAAGGTTAAGAATAATTTGTTGACAGCTGCCCAAGTGGTGCAGTGGGTATTGTTTCTCGTATTGGTTGCTTAACAGAGGTTAGCTACAGGATGTCTTCATCTGGTACAAGGCTGATGAGGCACATCTGTCACACTGTACTTCATACCTCTGCCTTGAAAATGTACAGCCATCTCTGCAACAATTTTGTGCAGGAAGTTCAATATTATACTGAGTGCATGCTGGATAAGCTGTTGCATAGCTgctgcggtggtacagtggctgcTGACCCTGAATGTCActggttcgatcccagctgcGGTGGTTGCATtatgatgaaggcaaaatgctagaggcccgtgcgtttagatttaggtgcacgttaaagaaccccaggtggtcgaaatttccagagtcctccactacagtgtccctcataatcatattgtggctttggcacgtaaaaccccagatattattattattattaagctgtGGCAGGCTGCATATAATCTTCATGATGAGGCTGCAGTTACAGTAGTAAGGAAAAGCACGCACCAGAATGGAGTGGTCACTGTAAAAGGTGCAGAAACAAACTGATTCATACTTACTGGAAGTAGTCAGTGGTGGTGTCACCTGACCATGCAGTTCTTGCATTCGTAACCATGTGGAATATAAGTTGaggtggaagacttgcttgtgatATAGTTAATTTTTAATCATGTGAATCTTTTTCTTGATGCCCAAATTGGTGAGATTTTTTTGTACGAGCACTTTGCACGAGTTATACTTACCATATCTTAATGATTCTCATAGTTATGACAGAAATTGTTTAGCAACTTTCAGTCAATCAAGCTGTGTAAAAGTTTTCCTGAACAAAAGATTTTGGAACAGTAGCAAAGGAATGTTACAATAAACTGCATTGCTTAGCAACTTGCATTCTACTCTCTCTGCTCATCAGGCTGACTTGTTAGGTCAAGACCTCTGCTTTATGTGACAATGGTTTGACACATGTTTGTGGTGTATGCAGAGTGTACCTGGAATACCACACATGGGCACAGGTGTGCTGGGGAGCTTTGATAGGCTCTCTGCTTGCCTGCCTCTGGTTCTGCATAACCCAGTTCATACTCACACCGCTTTACCCTCGAATTGTTTCCTGGTGAgcaccttgcatatatttgtgctGTTATACCCTACTTTGGCCTATCGGTTGAAAGAATGCACTTGTTTTGCATAAGGTGTAActtctttctgcttttcttttttctttttgctacctGCTTTATGATCAGTGTCAGGCCAACcttgttttcaataaatgtttttgaAATGTATGTACATGCCTTTCAGCTGATTTATATGCATCATAAAGATGGTGTAGTCTGTGCAGCCACTTGGTTTGACCTACTTTATTGTTAAAACATGGGTAGGCTCGTTGTTCCTGTGCAGGGGGCTTGGCATTGTATTTCACTCAGAATTGGCTTTACAAGTGTTATTTATGTTAATGACTTAATCTTTTGGAGCGACTCGTAATTATCAACTTAGATACTGAAGTTTATTTAGGGCTTTGTTGCAAGAAAAGGTAATGTGGCAGTATAGTCGAAGGTGGATGCAGAATTTCTCCGAGGGGGAGGGTGGGGAGTCGGCTTATGCGAGAGGACCATACAGGTCCTCTTCTTGGGGACCTCCCCTCTTGTTCGTGTGTATGGTGCAAGTTTTTAGACACTTGACTAGTCAAGGCATATGCTGCTAAGATGTTGATGCTGTCCTTTTATTGCTACCTTGTTGCATTTCAAAACACATTGGGACCAGGTACACTAAGGCACTCACTGTAATGCATCTTATGCAGTGGCTGGAGAATGTCAGTggcacttttcttttatttcctacAACTATGTTTGTTGAACTGTTCAAGTGCTGTAATAATCAGATTTGTTCTTTTGACGTGCTAGGCACCTCAGTGAATTGCTGATGCTGAGAGACACCACTCTGATTCCTAATGTGATGTGGTTCGAGTACACCTCCTACAGAGCAGAGTCGAGGTATGTCCTTTGCATGCTGCTCTTAGAGTCTTGTTGCTGTGTGTTGCTAAATTGAGAAGACTGGTGTGTTTGTGAGGGTGCAGCATTTCTGTTGCAAAAGAATGGGCAAACTGGGATAAACTGTTGCAAACTGGGATAAACTTGACAGTATTCTGGGATAAGCACCATCAATATTTTAGCATTCTCATGTGATCAAACTTGAAGAACTGGAAAAATAAGGTAAATTCGTAAGTTGGGGAATCGCTAGGGAATTATCAATTTTTATAGATAATGTTGGGGAAAACAACCAACTGCCCAATTTGAAATTTCATGTATGCGTGTTCCTCGCAAAGCTATAATTAGGCTTTTTGCAGCACTTTTGTGTGCAAATAATTTTGTTCTCAATCGCCATATTAAAGTGCACACTTAACCCCTGCATGCACTTGAAAGACAGTGTGACCTTTTACCAGATTACAGTTCCTCATATGTAGGGCTTGTCGCACATAAAGCACCTTGTACATAGTATTTTTTTGTGAAGCACATAGTAGTAGTGACAGGGACAAACATTCCTGGCACGTAAGGTATGCATCACTGAAGGACggaaagttttacagcgaaagctgttacgagatcacaacaagggctatTTTTGGCGCCAGTAGTTATCCgctgccaccggtgtccgtaaccgctatcg includes these proteins:
- the LOC119397380 gene encoding dolichyldiphosphatase 1 translates to MFITLPLRENRQHNMAGGRPGDGPVPGDFDNEIRSWVPLSLTHVEYPAGDWLGKTLAYISLSPLVILVSFGTLVIFRRDLHTITFLCGTLLSEAINFVLKHVIKEARPYKARDNFTEFGMPSSHSQLMWFVATYLAFFVIVRLHHGNSSCPWENLWKCTVIICWFLLAGTVSYSRVYLEYHTWAQVCWGALIGSLLACLWFCITQFILTPLYPRIVSWHLSELLMLRDTTLIPNVMWFEYTSYRAESRTRQRKLVSMKSQ